From a region of the Chiloscyllium punctatum isolate Juve2018m chromosome 1, sChiPun1.3, whole genome shotgun sequence genome:
- the lcorl gene encoding uncharacterized protein lcorl isoform X5 — protein sequence MNENCSFCHIRREKVKDHISSVSVPTTLISTEESLSQGQSHTEQLECQADKFLNAIFHKKDLPQNCDRNIPLVAQEIMKRMIRQFAIEYISRSNHAHEAQTGSTDESISVSNDPPAKQTQSFHQEQEGPLDLTVNKSHQKSFQQVDGVLDLSTKKNSINSTISTGSSPASTTIKLSGFKKETDAGVVSNSTEKTGCISHGTLNEILSTLCPNHRKLLTTMLKCLIQEKDASNVQYRDQRIAEFKNSSSEFNENKSSEGLCNCNRFRWCENCTLRTVQQVPFPWVSCCLKNLHCLSCKKDTHGYLTIISNGVCKQCNRSNIYQICTGSYKQLSGCTYAEGTTIQACSEPLDGETCNIETIESSTLQSNVTDYSKPRSPSPPPLSPVRTDEFEIDEMSKTASALDANNIELTITHPPSLSPEEENDCDSAVSRQTPVKLKFAETIEERKDDFVAVSEISRSPDSENDLEKGGSSASFQEVMERINEKLKMIETTDDGQILANLFNNDSYQGSNGSFKLREIATTLLHKAKVSDYSLMELLRQHEENRIIQTRFRKRQETLIALHNSPDSALSRRQTVQIKRDLANFDQLFSSKKSPEKFGKRLARSSIRDANSLAREYSSISEDSQNANNINKHPSSLSDQYKTEVKNLSENSVLGESREVVECLNSSESSDLDVFNILEVTEMDVETPRDSTDNSMVGPGCTDVPLVSQNSEKIDCRSDIGRAKRNILPPERFSIYITEPRKMFYAACFSENPQRKPIKTKKPDLDCASNPCKMSNADSPMTQELLNGQGNIIVYEVTESLEVSTSSQPELLKGINSISNENHGNEPNLPEVVHHASQQPNKLVDQCNNEKQKTTTELNADPVEAICAGPLHSVEQSDICINCCTKDNSKHGILENAVNNLLSSSPESGATNILESKSLGSDYLSVISPLQQKDSAEEFGKPDNLQHATCECSVLENTGSVNKTGHICPSSYSSPIKLMFLSKISSEKGIKYTLTSVDSSKLDTTSCISNLDLENVFLKTPEESNLSAAESSNMAEYFQNPCPRNDNTVECFPNSAAESGNAAECLQSCSESSSACEEVNCNLEMDTCSCNSSAFYSNSYTRNAEVEITDQVIEMSVTSKEMDESILKRKPGRPKKLGPPVEKQIKRPKGRPPKPKVELSEPIECTAEAPDSEKDSTVHLSSTDDNRNIRITVVYGRSRRFKRFVSENDKIVVNATESDLKQTYEKQIEEMVQDPAEGFDDKPHGSASSLIQGENQFDLVRPIKDKTVSLHTSGNAICPSSKLTTVKTFNSGQRKPGRPAKVKISGISVTVDAVSPQERKVSINSVLPPLVQESSPSNKLFVDASTKDGESSARIQNDCEMSSKESLGDKKAKSILPLRQSVRLRKPSLHFLHSFASSSSFSQSSALVHKSRRLLLNKAGNELAKIRNLDVTMVSENTTSNVTLGNNKEETTHEVAEFGCSSELSADPIFIPNTSLKWWHTSTSKQTLQEELDMQFEQVNRGWLPVDPAELNASDKRKYPIQLERTTKSVVIVGDNKHVQVSPIQMLFQENCNMDKICTWFMQTTETHSLSIVRKENARDPIEVLNAQGILTAGSQVDTCPSPQAEHLKKHLKKFALESPVRLRTHFTPSSRMSNLKVCKARRKLLRLCKPQHSSHKELSHHHRVQYEQWKCVNGNPQYQNLKPNSTKTVSNNSKKTELEINSFPPEGEPVLLSSGKENESKDKLKPRNSIDVGLSDSAIIQNINSTNYSKCKRTEKFESIAKHSEQEESFLEGKQKNTCQNVNWKLGNFKECRVFLRKINSLEHSHLRNYNVWQQSKNRSSDTKGASNLQRYTEEKNDSLNVHEVNTFETQSLNSTGPNLCGLKGKRKYKERTCNENGLDSLPSKKFQHFSSKWSKPCQVDSDHFPSLSSNSNLVNESNSQKENADIMKSNAGKRKRCQGVNTTAATVKRLRRSSVKQRLPYNQLPFQIASLFEVYLHQAQHI from the exons TTTTAAGAAGGAAACTGATGCAGGAGTGGTGTCCAACTCTACTGAGAAAACTGGTTGCATAAGTCATGGAACATTAAATGAAATTTTATCTACTTTATGCCCTAATCATCGGAAACTTCTTACTACAATGCTTAAGTGTCTAATCCAAGAGAAAGACGCTTCCAATGTGCAATACAGAGATCAAAGAATTGCAGAGTTTAAAAATTCCTCATCTGAGTTCAATGAAAATAAAAGTAGTGAGGGATTATGTAATTGTAACAGATTCAGATGGTGTGAAAATTGCACCTTGAGAACTGTACAGCAAGTTCCTTTTCCATGGGTTTCTTGCTGCTTGAAAAACCTACATTGTTTATCATGCAAAAAAGATACTCATGGCTATCTCACAATAATAAGTAATGGAGTTTGCAAACAGTGTAACAGAAGCAATATCTACCAGATTTGTACTGGGTCTTATAAACAATTGTCTGGATGCACTTATGCTGAAGGAACTACCATTCAAGCTTGCAGTGAACCTCTAGATGGAGAGACTTGCAACATAGAAACAATAGAATCTTCAACCCTCCAAAGTAATGTCACGGATTATAGTAAACCACGAAGCCCATCCCCTCCACCTTTATCACCAGTAAGAACTGATGAGTTTGAAATTGATGAAATGAGCAAAACTGCTTCAGCTTTGGATGCTAACAATATTGAACTTACTATtactcaccctccctctctttctccagaAGAGGAAAATGATTGTGACTCAGCAGTCTCAAGGCAAACTCCAGTGAAGCTAAAATTTGCAGAAACAATCGAGGAAAGAAAGGATGACTTTGTGGCAGTTAGTGAAATTAGTAGATCACCAGACTCTGAGAATGATCTGGAAAAAGGTGGAAGTTCTGCTTCGTTTCAGGAGGTAATGGAACGAATAAATGAAAAATTGAAAATGATAGAAACAACCGATGATGGCCAGATTTTGGCCAATCTCTTCAACAATGACTCTTATCAAGGCAGTAATGGTAGTTTTAAGTTGCGAGAAATTGCCACCACTTTACTACACAAAGCAAAGGTCAGTGATTATAGCCTAATGGAGTTACTTAGACAGCATGAGGAAAACAGAATAATTCAAACCCGTTTTCGTAAACGTCAAGAAACATTAATTGCTCTGCATAACTCTCCAGATTCTGCATTATCTCGACGTCAAACAGTGCAAATAAAGAGAGACCTTGCAAATTTTGACCAACTTTTTTCAAGTAAGAAATCACCTGAAAAATTTGGAAAGCGGCTAGCAAGGAGCAGCATTAGAGATGCAAATTCACTAGCCAGAGAATATTCATCCATTAGTGAAGATTCCCAAAATGCGAACAACATAAATAAACATCCTAGTAGTTTGTCTGATCAGTACAAAACTGAAGTTAAGAACTTATCTGAAAATAGTGTTTTGGGTGAATCGAGAGAAGTGGTAGAATGCTTAAATTCATCAGAGAGTTCAGACTTAGATGTGTTTAACATTCTTGAGGTAACTGAAATGGATGTCGAGACTCCCAGGGATAGCACTGACAACTCAATGGTTGGACCTGGTTGTACAGATGTGCCTCTGGTCTCGCAAAATTCTGAGAAGATAGATTGTAGGTCAGATATTGGCAGGGCCAAACGAAATATTCTGCCTCCAGAAAGGTTTTCTATATACATTACTGAACCTAGAAAAATGTTTTATGCTGCTTGTTTTTCAGAAAATCCCCAGCGTAAACCTATTAAGACAAAAAAACCTGATCTGGACTGTGCGAGTAATCCTTGTAAAATGTCTAATGCTGACAGCCCCATGACGCAAGAGCTACTTAATGGGCAGGGCAATATAATTGTGTATGAAGTGACTGAAAGTTTAGAAGTATCAACTTCTAGTCAACCTGAACTTCTGAAAGGCATAAATAGCATAAGCAATGAAAATCATGGAAATGAACCTAATTTACCTGAGGTAGTACATCATGCATCACAACAACCAAATAAACTTGTGGATCAATGCAATAATGAAAAGCAAAAGACAACTACTGAGTTGAATGCTGACCCAGTGGAAGCAATTTGTGCAGGGCCATTACATTCCGTGGAACAATCTGATATTTGTATTAACTGTTGCACTAAGGATAATTCCAAGCATGGAATTTTGGAGAATGCAGTTAACAATTTACTGTCCAGTTCACCTGAATCTGGAGCCACAAATATACTAGAGTCTAAATCACTTGGCAGTGACTACCTGAGTGTAATTTCTCCATTGCAGCAAAAAGACTCTGCAGAGGAATTTGGCAAGCCTGATAATCTACAGCATGCAACATGTGAATGCTCAGTTCTTGAGAATACTGGTTCTGTGAACAAAACTGGCCATATTTGTCCAAGTAGCTACAGCAGCCCCATTAAACTAATGTTTCTCTCTAAGATAAGCAGTGAAAAAGGAATTAAATATACACTGACATCTGTAGACTCTTCTAAGCTTGATACAACCAGCTGTATTTCAAACCTTGATCTTGAGAATGTTTTCCTTAAGACACCAGAGGAAAGTAATTTGTCAGCTGCTGAAAGTAGTAATATGGCAGAATATTTTCAGAATCCTTGTCCGAGAAATGATAATACAGTGGAATGTTTCCCAAATTCAGCAGCTGAAAGTGGTAATGCAGCAGAATGTTTGCAGAGTTGTTCAGAAAGTTCTTCAGCCTGTGAGGAAGTAAATTGCAATCTTGAAATGGATACCTGTAGTTGTAATAGTTCTGCTTTTTATTCAAACAGTTATACAAGAAATGCTGAAGTTGAAATTACTGATCAAGTAATAGAAATGTCAGTGACTTCAAAGGAAATGGATGAATCTATTCTAAAACGTAAACCTGGTCGTCCCAAGAAACTAGGGCCACCTGTGGAAAAACAGATAAAAAGGCCAAAGGGCAGACCACCTAAACCTAAAGTAGAACTGTCGGAACCTATCGAATGTACAGCTGAAGCTCCAGATAGTGAAAAAGACAGTACAGTACATTTATCTTCCACAGACGATAACCGCAATATTAGAATTACCGTTGTCTATGGAAGATCAAGACGGTTCAAAAGATTTGTGTCCGAGAATGATAAAATTGTAGTTAATGCTACTGAAAGTGATTTAAAACAAACTTATGAGAAACAAATAGAAGAAATGGTGCAGGACCCTGCAGAGGGATTTGACGATAAACCTCATGGTTCTGCATCATCTTTGATCCAAGGTGAAAATCAGTTTGATTTAGTGAGACCCATTAAAGATAAAACTGTTTCGCTTCATACCAGTGGCAATGCTATTTGTCCAAGCAGTAAGCTGACTACTGTTAAAACTTTTAATAGTGGACAGCGAAAGCCTGGGCGCCCTGCAAAAGTGAAAATTTCAGGTATATCAGTAACTGTTGATGCAGTATCACCTCAGGAAAGAAAAGTTAGTATTAATAGTGTGTTACCTCCATTGGTCCAAGAGTCTTCACCTTCAAATAAATTATTTGTAGATGCATCAACCAAAGATGGTGAATCATCTGCAAGAATCCAAAATGATTGTGAAATGAGTTCAAAGGAAAGCCTTGGTGACAAGAAAGCAAAATCCATCCTACCCTTGAGGCAATCTGTGAGACTCCGAAAACCATCTCTACACTTCCTGCATTCCTTTGCGAGCTCCAGTTCGTTTTCTCAAAGTAGTGCTTTGGTACACAAATCTCGGAGACTGCTTTTAAATAAAGCAGGGAATGAACTTGCTAAAATCAGAAATTTAGATGTTACTATGGTATCTGAAAACACCACCTCAAATGTTACATTAGGGAATAATAAAGAGGAAACGACACATGAAGTAGCTGAATTTGGCTGTAGTTCAGAACTATCAGCAGATCCAATTTTTATACCGAACACTTCACTGAAATGGTGGCACACCTCCACTTCAAAACAAACTTTGCAGGAGGAACTTGACATGCAATTTGAACAGGTAAACCGTGGTTGGCTTCCTGTTGATCCTGCAGAATTGAATGCTTCTGACAAAAGAAAATATCCAATTCAGTTAGAAAGAACAACCAAATCTGTGGTGATTGTGGGTGATAATAAGCATGTTCAAGTTTCTCCAATCCAAATGTTGTTTCAAGAAAATTGTAATATGGATAAAATTTGTACATGGTTTATGCAAACAACAGAAACTCATTCCTTATCTATTGTAAGAAAAGAAAATGCACGTGATCCTATTGAAGTTCTGAATGCTCAAGGAATTTTAACAGCAGGAAGTCAAGTTGATACTTGTCCAAGTCCTCAGGCAGAGCATTTAAAAAAGCACCTTAAAAAATTTGCACTAGAGTCTCCTGTAAGACTAAGAACGCACTTCACTCCGTCAAGCAGAATGTCCAATTTAAAAGTCTGTAAAGCCAGAAGGAAGCTTTTACGACTTTGTAAACCACAACATTCAAGTCACAAAGAATTGTCACACCATCATAGAGTTCAGTATGAACAATGGAAATGTGTAAATGGAAATCCACAATACCAAAATCTAAAACCAAACTCTACAAAAACAGTCAGCAACAATAGCAAAAAAACTGAGCTTGAAATCAATAGCTTTCCACCTGAAGGAGAGCCAGTATTACTGTCTAGTGGAAAGGAAAACGAAAGCAAAGATAAACTTAAACCTAGAAATAGCATCGATGTTGGTTTATCTGACTCTGCCATCATACAGAACATAAATTCAACAAACTATTCCAAATGCAAACGAACTGAAAAATTTGAATCCATAGCAAAACATTCAGAACAAGAAGAATCTTTTCTGGAAGGGAAACAAAAAAACACTTGCCAAAATGTGAACTGGAAACTGGGGAATTTTAAAGAGTGTAGAGTGTTTCTAAGGAAGATAAACTCTCTGGAACACAGCCATTTAAGAAATTACAATGTCTGGCAGCAGTCCAAAAATAGATCATCTGATACTAAAGGCGCAAGTAACCTTCAGAGGTACACTGAAGAAAAAAATGACTCATTAAATGTTCATGAAGTTAATACATTTGAAACACAAAGCTTAAACTCTACAGGTCCTAATTTATGTGGACTGAAAGGAAAGAGAAAGTACAAAGAAAGGACATGTAATGAGAATGGATTAGACAGTTTGCCATCTAAAAAATTTCAGCACTTTTCTAGCAAGTGGTCAAAGCCCTGTCAAGTTGACAGCGATCACTTCCCTTCATTGAGTAGCAACAGTAATCTAGTCAATGAAAGTAATTCACAAAAGGAAAATGCAGACATCATGAAGAGTAATGCTGGAAAAAGGAAAAGATGCCAAGGTGTGAACACAACTGCCGCGACAGTGAAGAGGTTGAGACGGTCGTCTGTTAAACAAAGACTACCATATAATCAATTACCATTTCAAATAG CTTCTCTGTTTGAAGTTTATTTGCACCAAGCACAGCACATTTGA